From a region of the Archocentrus centrarchus isolate MPI-CPG fArcCen1 chromosome 18, fArcCen1, whole genome shotgun sequence genome:
- the LOC115796732 gene encoding uncharacterized protein LOC115796732 isoform X7 yields MKLLTVSALLCAIVALTTVAEEGSSAVGKGSTQPGEVNVEKRAICYWRRRVGRIRYGNRYYNYSPRRRTWARTRLVKFHWRRRVSGIRYGKRYNRYSTNLRTWARARQVGLIRYGNRYYRYCPCCRTWTRVRARLVKSHWGRRVGWIRYGNRYYRYSPRRQTWARARFGKSHWRRHVGWTRYGNRYYRYSPHRRTWVRGRLGKSHWRRRVGWIRYGNRYYRYSPHRRTWVRGRLVKSHWRRRVGWIRYGNRYYRYSPHRRIRARARLVKSHWPRWVGWIRYGNRYYRYSPRRRTWVRGRLVKSHRRRRVGWIRYGNRYYRYSPHRRTWARARLEKSHWRRGVGWIRYGNRYYRYSPRRRTWARARLGKSHWPRRVGWIRYGNRYYRYSPRRRTLVRGRLVKSHRRRGVGWIRYGNRYYRYSPHRRIRARARLVKSHWPRRVGWIRYGNRYYRYSPRRRIRARARLGKSHWRRRVGWIRYGNRYYRYSPRRRTWVRGRRVGWIRYGNRYYRYSPRRRTWARGRLVKSHWRKRVGWIRYGNRYYRYSPHRWIQARARLVKSHWPRWVGWIRYGNRYYRYSPRRRTWVRGRLVKSHWCRRVGWIRYGNRYYRYSPRRRTWARGRLVKSHWRKRVGWIRYGNRYYRYSPHRQIRARARLGKSHWPRRVGWIRYGNRYYRYSPRRRTWVRGRLVKSHWRRGVGWIRYGNRYYRYSPRRRTWVRGRLVKSHWCRRVGWIRYGNRYYRYSPRRRTWARGRLVKSHWRKRVGWIRYGNRYYRYSPHRQIWARARLGKSHWPRRVGWIRYGNRYYRYSPRRRTWVRGRLVKSHRRSGVGWIRYGNRYYRYSPHRRTWARARLGKSHWRRGVGWIRYGNRYYRYSRRRRTWARARLGKSHWCRRVGWIRYGNRYYRYSPHRRIRARARLRKSHWRRRVGWIRYGNRYYRYSPRRRIRARARLVKSHWRRGVGWIRYGNRYYRYSPRRRTWVRGRLVKSHWRKRVGWIRYGNRYYRYSPHRQIRARARLGKSHWPRRVGWIRYGNRYYRYSPRRRTWVRGRLVKSHWRKRVGWIRYGNRYYRYSPHRRIRARARLGKSHWPRRVGWIRYGNRYYRYSPRRRTWVRGRLVKSHWRKRVGWIRYGNRYYRYSPHRRIRARARLGKSHWPRWVGWIRYGNRYYRYSPHRRIRARARLVKSHRRSGVGWIRYGNRYYRYSPHRRTWARARLGKSHWRRGVGWIRYGNRYYRYSRRRRTWARARLGKSHWCRRVGWIRYGNRYYRYSPHRRIRARARLRKSHWRRRVGWIRYGNRYYRYSPRRRTWVRGRLVKSHRRRGVGWIRYGNRYYRYSPHRRIRAQARMVKTHWRRGVGWIRYGNRYYRYSPRRRTWVRGRLVKSHWCRRVGWIRYGNRYYRYSPRCRTWVRGRLGKSHWRKRVGWIRYGNRYYRYSPHRRIRARARLGKSHWPRRVGWIRYGNRYYRYSPHRRTWVRGRLVKSHWCRRVGWIRYGNRYYRYSPRRRTLVRGRLGKSHWPRRVGWIRYGNRYYRYSPRRRTWVRGRLVKSHWRKRVGWIRYGNRYYRYSPHRRIRARARLRKSHWRRRVGWIRYGNRYYRYSPRRRTWVRGRLVKSHRRRGVGWIRYGNRYYRYSPHRRIRARARMVKSHWRRGVGWIRYGNRYYRYSPRRRTWVRGRLVKSHWCRRVGWIRYGNRYYRYSPRRRTWARGRLVKSHWRKRVGWIRYGNRYYRYSPHRRIRARARLVKSHWPRRVGWIRYGNRYYRYSPRRRTWVRGRLVKSHWRKRVGWIRYGNRYYRYSPHRRIRARARLVKSHRRSGVGWIRYGNRYYRYSPHRRTWARARLVKSHWRRRVGWIRYGNRYYRYSPHRRIRARARLRKSHWRRRVGWIRYGNRYYRYSPRRRTWVRGRSRLMKSHRRRRVGWIRYGNRYYRYSPRRRTWARARLGKSKSRRRVGWIRYGNRYYRYSPRRRTSAPARLVKSHWHRPVGLIRYGNRYNRYSTYRRTSARARLVKSHWHKRVGWTRYGNRYYRYFPYRWTWAQAQRFCQSKNANLASVRNLGEYRAIQRVIYRVTHRFVPTWIGGSDAQQERFWFWIDGTPFRFTYWCPAEPNNAGSREHCLHMNWTGCRCINDAPCYNQYPFVCVLKSG; encoded by the exons GTTTGGGAAATCCCATTGGCGCAGGCATGTGGGTTGGACTAGATATGGCAACCGATACTACCGCTACTCTCCCCATCGCCGGACTTGGGTTCGGggaag GTTGGGGAAATCCCATTGGCGCAGGCGTGTGGGTTGGATTAGATATGGCAACCGATACTACCGCTACTCTCCCCATCGCCGGACTTGGGTTCGGggaag GTTGGTGAAATCCCATTGGCGCAGGCGGGTGGGTTGGATTAGATATGGCAACCGATACTACCGCTACTCTCCCCATCGCCGGATTCGGGCTCGGGcaag GTTGGTGAAATCCCATTGGCCCAGGTGGGTGGGTTGGATTAGATATGGCAACCGATACTACCGCTACTCTCCCCGTCGCCGGACTTGGGTTCGGggaag GTTGGTGAAATCACATCGGCGCAGGCGGGTGGGTTGGATTAGATATGGCAACCGATACTACCGCTACTCTCCCCATCGCCGGACTTGGGCTCGGGCAAG GTTGGAGAAATCCCATTGGCGCAGAGGGGTGGGTTGGATCAGATATGGCAACCGATACTACCGCTACTCTCCTCGTCGCCGGACTTGGGCTCGAgcaag GTTGGGGAAATCCCATTGGCCCAGGCGGGTGGGTTGGATTAGATATGGCAACCGATACTACCGCTACTCTCCCCGTCGCCGGACTTTGGTTCGAggaag GTTGGTGAAATCGCATCGGCGCAGGGGGGTGGGTTGGATTAGATATGGCAACCGATACTACCGCTACTCTCCCCATCGCCGGATTCGGGCTCGGGcaag GTTGGTGAAATCCCATTGGCCCAGGCGGGTGGGTTGGATTAGATATGGCAACCGATACTACCGCTACTCTCCCCGTCGCCGGATTCGGGCTCGGGcaag GTTGGGGAAATCCCATTGGCGCAGACGGGTGGGTTGGATTAGATATGGCAACCGATACTACCGCTACTCTCCCCGTCGCCGGACTTGGGTTCGGGGAAG GCGTGTGGGTTGGATTAGATATGGCAACCGATATTACCGCTACTCTCCTCGTCGCCGGACTTGGGCTCGAGGAAG GTTGGTGAAATCCCATTGGCGAAAGCGGGTGGGTTGGATTAGATATGGCAACCGATACTACCGCTACTCTCCCCATCGCTGGATTCAGGCTCGGGcaag GTTGGTGAAATCCCATTGGCCCAGGTGGGTGGGTTGGATTAGATATGGCAACCGATACTACCGCTACTCTCCCCGTCGCCGGACTTGGGTTCGGggaag GTTGGTGAAATCCCATTGGTGCAGGCGTGTGGGTTGGATTAGATATGGCAACCGGTATTACCGCTACTCTCCTCGTCGCAGGACTTGGGCTCGAggaag GTTGGTGAAATCCCATTGGCGCAAGCGGGTGGGTTGGATTCGATATGGCAACCGATACTACCGCTACTCTCCCCATCGCCAGATTCGGGCTCGGGCAAG GTTGGGGAAATCCCATTGGCCCAGGCGGGTGGGTTGGATTAGATATGGCAACCGATACTACCGCTACTCTCCCCGTCGCCGGACTTGGGTTCGGggaag GTTGGTGAAATCCCATTGGCGCAGAGGGGTGGGTTGGATTAGATATGGCAACCGATACTACCGCTACTCTCCCCGTCGCCGGACTTGGGTTCGGGGAAG GTTGGTGAAATCCCATTGGTGCAGGCGTGTGGGTTGGATTAGATATGGCAACCGGTATTACCGCTACTCTCCTCGTCGCCGGACTTGGGCTCGAggaag GTTGGTGAAATCCCATTGGCGCAAGCGGGTGGGTTGGATTAGATATGGCAACCGATACTACCGCTACTCTCCCCATCGCCAGATTTGGGCTCGGGcaag GTTGGGGAAATCCCATTGGCCCAGGCGGGTGGGTTGGATTAGATATGGCAACCGATACTACCGCTACTCTCCCCGTCGCCGGACTTGGGTTCGGggaag GTTGGTGAAATCGCATCGGCGCAGCGGGGTGGGTTGGATTAGATATGGCAACCGATACTACCGCTACTCTCCCCATCGCCGGACTTGGGCTCGGGCAAG GTTGGGGAAATCCCATTGGCGCAGAGGGGTGGGTTGGATTAGATATGGCAACCGATACTACCGCTACTCTCGTCGTCGCCGGACTTGGGCTCGAgcaag GTTGGGGAAATCCCATTGGTGCAGGCGGGTGGGTTGGATTAGATATGGCAATCGATACTACCGCTACTCTCCCCATCGCCGGATTCGGGCTCGGGcaag GCTGAGGAAATCCCATTGGCGCAGGCGGGTCGGTTGGATTAGATATGGCAACCGATACTACCGCTACTCACCCCGTCGCCGGATTCGGGCTCGGGCAAG GTTGGTGAAATCCCATTGGCGCAGGGGGGTGGGTTGGATTAGATATGGCAACCGATACTACCGCTACTCTCCCCGTCGCCGGACTTGGGTTCGGGGAAG GTTGGTGAAATCCCATTGGCGCAAGCGGGTGGGTTGGATTAGATATGGCAACCGATACTACCGCTACTCTCCCCATCGCCAGATTCGGGCTCGGGcaag GTTGGGGAAATCCCATTGGCCCAGGCGGGTGGGTTGGATTAGATATGGCAACCGATACTACCGCTACTCTCCCCGTCGCCGGACTTGGGTTCGGggaag GTTGGTGAAATCCCATTGGCGCAAGCGGGTGGGTTGGATTAGATATGGCAACCGATACTACCGCTACTCTCCCCATCGCCGGATTCGGGCTCGAGcaag GCTGGGGAAATCCCATTGGCCCAGGCGGGTGGGTTGGATTAGATATGGCAACCGATACTACCGCTACTCTCCCCGTCGCCGGACTTGGGTTCGGggaag GTTGGTGAAATCCCATTGGCGCAAGCGGGTGGGTTGGATTAGATATGGCAACCGATACTACCGCTACTCTCCCCATCGCCGGATTCGGGCTCGGGcaag GTTGGGGAAATCCCATTGGCCCAGGTGGGTGGGTTGGATTAGATATGGCAACCGATACTACCGCTACTCTCCCCATCGCCGGATTCGGGCTCGGGcaag GTTGGTGAAATCGCATCGGCGCAGCGGGGTGGGTTGGATTAGATATGGCAACCGATACTACCGCTACTCTCCCCATCGCCGGACTTGGGCTCGGGCAAG GTTGGGGAAATCCCATTGGCGCAGAGGGGTGGGTTGGATTAGATATGGCAACCGATACTACCGCTACTCTCGTCGTCGCCGGACTTGGGCTCGAgcaag GTTGGGGAAATCCCATTGGTGCAGGCGGGTGGGTTGGATTAGATATGGCAATCGATACTACCGCTACTCTCCCCATCGCCGGATTCGGGCTCGGGcaag GCTGAGGAAATCCCATTGGCGCAGGCGGGTCGGTTGGATTAGATATGGCAACCGATACTACCGCTACTCACCCCGTCGCCGGACTTGGGTTCGGGGAAG GTTGGTGAAATCGCATCGGCGCAGGGGGGTGGGTTGGATTAGATATGGAAACCGATACTACCGCTACTCTCCCCATCGCCGGATTCGGGCTCAGGCAAG GATGGTGAAAACCCATTGGCGCAGAGGGGTGGGTTGGATTAGATATGGCAACCGATACTACCGCTACTCTCCCCGTCGCCGGACTTGGGTTCGGGGAAG GTTGGTGAAATCCCATTGGTGCAGGCGTGTGGGTTGGATTAGATATGGCAACCGGTATTACCGCTACTCTCCTCGTTGCCGGACTTGGGTTCGGggaag GTTGGGGAAATCCCATTGGCGCAAGCGGGTGGGTTGGATTAGATATGGCAACCGATACTACCGCTACTCTCCCCATCGCCGGATTCGGGCTCGGGcaag GTTGGGGAAATCCCATTGGCCCAGGCGGGTGGGTTGGATTAGATATGGCAACCGATACTACCGCTACTCTCCCCATCGCCGGACTTGGGTTCGGGGAAG GTTGGTGAAATCCCATTGGTGCAGGCGTGTGGGTTGGATTAGATATGGCAACCGGTATTACCGCTACTCTCCTCGTCGCCGGACTTTGGTTCGGggaag GTTGGGGAAATCCCATTGGCCCAGGCGGGTGGGTTGGATTAGATATGGCAACCGATACTACCGCTACTCTCCCCGTCGCCGGACTTGGGTTCGGggaag GTTGGTGAAATCCCATTGGCGCAAGCGGGTGGGTTGGATTAGATATGGCAACCGATACTACCGCTACTCTCCCCATCGCCGGATTCGGGCTCGGGcaag GCTGAGGAAATCCCATTGGCGCAGGCGGGTCGGTTGGATTAGATATGGCAACCGATACTACCGCTACTCACCCCGTCGCCGGACTTGGGTTCGGGGAAG GTTGGTGAAATCGCATCGGCGCAGGGGGGTGGGTTGGATTAGATATGGAAACCGATACTACCGCTACTCTCCCCATCGCCGGATTCGGGCTCGGGCAAG GATGGTGAAATCCCATTGGCGCAGAGGGGTGGGTTGGATTAGATATGGCAACCGATACTACCGCTACTCTCCCCGTCGCCGGACTTGGGTTCGGGGAAG GTTGGTGAAATCCCATTGGTGCAGGCGTGTGGGTTGGATTAGATATGGCAACCGGTATTACCGCTACTCTCCTCGTCGCCGGACTTGGGCTCGAggaag GTTGGTGAAATCCCATTGGCGCAAGCGGGTGGGTTGGATTAGATATGGCAACCGATACTACCGCTACTCTCCCCATCGCCGGATTCGGGCTCGGGcaag GTTGGTGAAATCCCATTGGCCCAGGCGGGTGGGTTGGATTAGATATGGCAACCGATACTACCGCTACTCTCCCCGTCGCCGGACTTGGGTTCGGggaag GTTGGTGAAATCCCATTGGCGCAAGCGGGTGGGTTGGATTAGATATGGCAACCGATACTACCGCTACTCTCCCCATCGCCGGATTCGGGCTCGGGcaag GTTGGTGAAATCGCATCGGCGCAGCGGGGTGGGTTGGATTAGATATGGCAACCGATACTACCGCTACTCTCCCCATCGCCGGACTTGGGCTCGGGCAAG GTTGGTGAAATCCCATTGGCGCAGGCGGGTGGGTTGGATTAGATATGGCAACCGATACTACCGCTACTCTCCCCATCGCCGGATTCGGGCTCGGGcaag GCTGAGGAAATCCCATTGGCGCAGGCGGGTTGGTTGGATTAGATATGGCAACCGATACTACCGCTACTCTCCCCGTCGCCGGACTTGGGTTCGGGGAAG ATCTAGGTTGATGAAATCCCATAGGCGCAGACGGGTGGGTTGGATTAGATATGGTAACCGATACTATCGCTACTCTCCCCGTCGCCGGACTTGGGCTCGGGCAAG GTTGGGGAAATCCAAATCGCGTAGGCGTGTGGGTTGGATTAGATATGGCAACCGATACTACCGCTACTCTCCCCGGCGCCGGACCAGTGCTCCGgcaag GTTGGTGAAATCCCATTGGCACAGGCCAGTGGGTCTGATTAGATATGGCAACCGATACAACCGCTACTCTACCTATCGACGGACTTCGGCTCGTGCCAG GTTGGTGAAATCCCATTGGCACAAGCGGGTGGGGTGGACTAGATATGGCAACCGATACTACCGCTACTTTCCCTATCGCTGGACTTGGGCTCAGGCTCAG AGATTCTGTCAGTCCAAGAATGCAAACCTGGCATCTGTGCGCAATCTCGGAGAGTATCGTGCAATTCAGAGGGTCATATATCGTGTCACCCATAGGTTTGTCCCTACATGGATCGGAGGCTCTGATGCTCAACAG gAGCGTTTTTGGTTTTGGATTGATGGAACTCCTTTCAGATTTACATACTGGTGTCCTGCAGAGCCGAACAATGCTGGGAGCAGAGAGCACTGCCTACACATGAATTGGACAG GATGCAGGTGTATAAATGATGCACCCTGTTACAACCAATACCCATTTGTATGTGTCTTGAAAAGTGGATGA